The region CAGCTTTTCCGCCACGCGCAACCGCCGTTCCGGCGCTCCATCAGGATCGAAACATTCATTTCATCAACTGTTCGCTGGTGCCCCACGTGTGATCTCCGAAGATATCATCGTAATAGATGATCCGGTCCAGCGTGTCGGCCACGTCAGGTCCTTTGAGCATGCTGACCGCGCCAGGCTTCAGAGCAACGCCTAAAGTCGCAAAGCCACCGCGAATCCGTACGGGCATCAGTCTTGATTGTGGGCCAAAGAATGCCGTCGCGCGTTCATAGGCTCACACACCATGGCGTGTTTTTGCGGTCCATCTTCCGCGGAATAACATGCGCAGTATCGGTGTATCCGCGCATAGTCCGCAGTCGATCAAATGATCATCGGGCGCATCCACGTCGACAGCGAAGATCCGCGCCACCCATAGTGTCAGCTCGTCGCATGGCGCGCGATTTAGTGACAGCGGTTCCCCCACTTCCGTCATCCCAAATCGTGAACGCATTGCTGTATCATCGCTGCGGCGATTGTTATCAGCTGTCATTGCTTTAACGGTATCCCCGGTTTGGACTTTACTCCAATGTGCGACCCGGTTGCACGGTCTTCTATCGAGTTTTAAAGGGTTTGTCATGAAGTCGTCTGATATTGCGCTTGCTGCCCGTTTGGCTGATGCGGCTGGCGCAGCGATCCGTCCGCTTTTTCGCGGCGATTGCAATGAAGAAACGAAGGATGATCACACTGCCGTGACAGAGGCGGATCGGGCAGCCGAAGCGGCCATGCGCGCGATCATCGAAGCGGAACTGCCCGATGATGGGATCATTGGCGAAGAATACGGCACGCGCAATGAAGGCGCAGGCAGGCAATGGGTGCTTGACCCGATTGACGGCACGCAAAGCTTTGTCGCTGGTCGCCCGATCTTCGGTACGCTGATCGCGTTGATGCAGGACGGCTGGCCGGTTTTGGGGGTTATTGATCAGCCGATCCTTGGCGAACGCTGGGTCGGTGTGGTCGGTCAGGGCACTACTCTAAATGGCAAGCCTGCAACAACGCGCCGCTGCCGGTCATTGGAAGGGGCACGTGTTGCCACCACCAGCCCGCATGCCTTCGCGGAAGAAGAGGTCGATGCTTATCTGCGCGTCGTTGCCAAGGCATATCCTAAACACCCGTTCCCGGTTTATGGCGGTGATTGCTACAATTACGGCCTGCTCGCCTCGGGGCATTTGGATATCGTGATCGAAAGCGGGCTGAAGCTTCATGATTATGCCGCGCTGGTTCCCATCGTTGAGGGCGCAAGCGGACAGATGAGCGATTGGCAAGGCAATCCGCTTGATGCCGATAGTGACGGTTCAGTGCTGGCGCTGGGCGAACCCGCACGGCTGGAGGAAGTGCTGGAAGCGTTGGGCGGCGGGTAGCCTAATCGGTTGCACGCTGGCCACTATAGAATCACGTGCGCTCATGTGGGCGCTTTGCCTGCCAGACTCTCCTTGCATTACCCGCGAGAATCGCTATTACGCGCGCCTTCACTGACACGTGAATCATCTGCCGGTCTGGCCGTTAGGGCTGCCAGGGCTGGTTGGACGTGTCCCGGAAACGATATCGAACGATATCTGATTAGGAGATAAAAATGCCCAAGCTGAAGACCAAAAGCGGTGTGAAGAAACGCTTCAAAATCACCGCCACTGGCAAGATCAAACACGGCGTCGCGGGTAAGCGCCACCGTCTGATCAGCCACAATGCGAAGTATATCCGCCAGAACCGCGGCACGTCTGTCCTGTCGGAAGCCGACACGAAGACAGTCAAGAAATGGGCCCCTTACGGGCTCGATTGAGCGCGCTGGTTTTAAGGAGAATTTGAAATGCCTCGCATTAAACGCGGCGTAACCACACGCCAGAAACACAAGCGCCTACTCGATCAAGCCAAGGGCTATCGCGGTCGTCGCAAGAACACCATCCGCATTGCCCGCCAGGCCGTCGAAAAGGCTGGCCAATATGCATATCGCGACCGTAAGATCAAAAAACGTAACTTCCGCGCTTTGTGGATCCAGCGCATCAACGCGGCTGTCCGCGCTGAAGGCCTCACATATTCGCAGTTCATGCACGGCGTTAAGCTGGCTGGCATCGAGCTGGACCGCAAGGCTATGGCGGATCTCGCTATGAACGAAGCAGCGGCGTTCAAAACTGTGATCGCTCAGGCGAAATCAGCGCTTCCTGCTTAAACAGCGGATAAGCTAGCTAATTTGAGGGCGCTGGAAGGTAACTTCCGGCGCCTTTCCATTTGTAAGTTTGCGACACTTGCGCCAAACAGCGACGCATGGTGGGGTCGCAAAAGAATCTAGGGCGCTCGCCCTAGCATGAGATGCCCGAATATAAAGTGCGAAGTCGATTCTTCGCGCCGCCGCCTGAATTCGACGGGTGCTTCACCAGCTTCTACCATCTGGACCTGACAGTCGAAGTCGGTGGCACAATCTGTGATCACTTGCAGCCCGAGTGGGCTGGCATCCGCTTCATGGCAGGTTCTCGGCCCTTGGCGCAACTAGGCGAGACATCTGTCGAACGCCCACGCTTTGCCGCGAGCGGCCCCAGTGCCTTGCCCACCTATTTCGAGATCGGCTCCACCCGGCTGTGGGGCGTTGGATTCATGCCGCTTGGCTGGTGCAGATTTATCGATGTCGAAGCGAAGATCCTTGCGAACCAAACATGTGACGGAGAACGGCACCCGGCCTTTGCGAAGTTTGCGCCGCTGGCGGATATCTTGTGTGATCCTGAGATAGACGATCAGGCGCAATTCGAAGCTATCTGTGACACTATGCGTGGATTGATGCAGCCAACCCGCAATGACGAGAAAATCAGGCGCGTACACCGCGCGTTGGTGGACGAAAATCTCAGCAGCGTGTCGGAGTTTGCGAAGGAAGCCGGGCTCAGCACCCGCAGCCTGGAGCGGATTTGCAGCCGCTATTTCGGCTTTGCACCCAAGCTGCTGATGCGGCGTCAGCGCTTTATGCGTAGCCTCACCACATTCATGCTGCGTGAGGGCAGCAAGTGGACGGATGCGATGGACGAGCACTACCACTATCAGGCACAATTCACGCGCGAGTTTCAGACCTTCATGGGTATGTCACCCAGCGCCTATGCTTCGAAGGAACACCCGATCCTGACCGCATTTGTCGAAGCGCGCGCGCGGATTTGGGGTCCGCCGGCGCAAACATTGGACAAACCCGCCTGATTGCGCTTTGCGTTGAAGCCCATTTCCCGCTAGCGGAGCGCCCTTCAACCGCGAAGAATTAGCAATGACAGATTTGACACAACAGAAAGAGGCAGCGCTGGCTGCCGTTTATGGGGCGGAAACGCTGGATGCGCTCGAAGAGCAACGCGTAGCTGCGCTCGGAAAGAAGGGCTGGGTTAGTGCAGCGTTGAAGACGCTCGGCCAGATGGCACCGGACGAGCGTTCCGCTGCCGCGCCAGCTATTCAGGCTGTGCGTGGCGAGATTGCCGACGCAATATCAGCGAAGAAGGACGCGCTCGAGAGCGCTGCGCTCGAAGCGCAGCTCGCCAGCGAGAAGCTCGACCTGACGCTACCTGCACCCGATGCACCGAATGGCTCGGTCCATCCGGTCAGCCAGGTGATGGACGAGCTGGCGGAGATTTTCGCGGACATGGGTTTTGCGGTGGCAACCGGGCCCGAGATCGAAGACGACTGGCACAATTTCACTGCGCTCAATATGGATGAAAGCCATCCTGCGCGCGCTATGCATGACACCTTCTATTTCCCGGACAAAGATGTGGAGGGCAATTCCATGCTGCTGCGCACGCATACTTCGCCTGTCCAAATTCGCAGTATGAAAGAACAAGGTGCGCCGATCCGCATCATCGCGCCGGGGCGTGTCTACCGCTCCGACAGCGATGCCACGCACACACCGATGTTTCACCAGGTCGAAGGTCTGGTGATCGATCGTGACATTCACTTGGGGCATCTCAAGTGGACGCTTGAAACCTTTTTAAAGGCATTTTTCGAACGCGACGACATCGTGTTGCGCCTGCGCCCCAGCTACTTCCCGTTCACTGAACCGAGCGTCGAGGTGGATGTTGGTTATTCGAAAGAGAGCGGCCGCTGGGTTGTCGGCGGCAATGGCGATGATGACGGGCATGACTGGATGGAGCTGCTGGGCAGCGGCATGGTCAACCGCCGCGTGATCGAGATGGCAGGGCTTGATGCGGACCAGTGGCAGGGCTTTGCCTTTGGCGTCGGGGTCGACCGTCTGGCTATGCTCAAATACGGCATGACCGATCTGCGCGCTTTCTTCGACGGCGATGTCCGCTGGTTGCAGCATTATGGGTTCAGCCCGTTTGACCAGCCGACGCTGTCAGCAGGTGTAGGAGCGAAAGCATGATGTTCTCGCTCACTTGGCTGAAAGATCACCTCAATACCGAAGCTTCGGTGAAGGAGATCGTCGATACGCTCAACGCCATCGGCCTGGAAGTGGAAGGGGTGGAAGATCCCGCCGTTCGGCTGGCAGGCTTCACTGTTGCCAAAGTGCTGACGGCTGAGAAGCATCCTGATGCCGACAAGCTTCAGGTGCTGACTGTCGACACTGGGTCGGGAGATCCGCTTCAGGTAGTGTGCGGTGCGCCGAATGCGCGTGCTGGCATGAAGGGCGTGCTGGGGCAGCCCGGTGCGATCGTCCCGTCAAACGGCATGGAATTGCGCAAGAGTGCGATCCGCGGTGTCGAATCAAACGGCATGATGTGCTCTGTGCGCGAGCTGGAGCTGGGCGACGAGCATGACGGTATCATCGAACTGCCTGACAACGCGCCGGTGGGTCACAGCTTTGCCGATTATCACGGCACCTCGCCGATCATTGACGTTGCCATCACGCCCAACCGCCCCGATTGCATGGGCGTTTACGGGATTGCGCGCGATCTGGCGGCGGCCGGGCTTGGGACGCTGAAGCCCATCGCAATGCCGGAGTTCGAAACGTCCGGTGCTTGCCCGGTTGAAATCCGCACCGACGACCCTGAAGGTTGTCCGGCGTTTTATGGCCGCGTGATCACAGGCGTGAAAAACGGGCCTTCACCAGACTGGCTGCAGCAACGGCTGACTAGTGCGGGCCAACGTCCGATTTCGCTGCTGGTCGACCTGACCAACTATCTCATGCTGGCATATGGCCGTCCGGCGCACGCCTATGATCTGGCCAAGCTGACAGGCGCAGTAGTCGCACGCCGGGCAAAGAATGGCGAGCAAGTGCTGGCGCTCAATGAGAAGACCTACACGCTCGACGACAGCATGACCGTGATTGCTGACGATGCAGGTGTGCATGACGTCGCAGGCATCATGGGTGGCGAAGACTCTGGCTGCTCGGACCACACGACAGACGTGCTGCTGGAGATTGCCTATTTCGATCCGGCGCGCATCGGCGTGACGGGCCGCAAGCTTGGCTTGGCGTCTGATGCGCGCACGCGCTTCGAACGCGGTGTCGATCCGACGTTTCTTGATTACGGCCTGGACCTGCTGACCGGTTTGATCGTTGAATTGGCTGGCGGAACCGCGAGCGAGAAAGTGCACGCAGGCGTACCTCCAAGCGAGCCGAAAGTCATTGCGTTCGATACCGGCCTGACCGCGCGTCTGGGCGGCATTAACGTGCCGGTCGAAGAACAGAAGCGCATTCTGGAGAGCCTCGATTTCGCAATCGATGGAGACTGGAACGTGACCTGTCCGCTCCGCCGCCACGATATCGAAGGGCCGGCGGACTTGGTGGAAGAAGTTGTGCGTATCCACGGCCTCGACAAGGTAGAAAGCGTTGCTCTGCCGCGGGCAGATGGCGTTGCCAAACCTACCGCAACCGCAGTGCAGTTGACCGAACGCAGGCTACGCCGTGCCGCGGCTGCTAGCGGGCTCAACGAAGCGATCACATGGTCATTCATTTCGGAAGATCAGGCAGAAAGCGTTGGCGGCGGTAAATGGGTACTCGACAACCCGATCAGCGAAGACATGAAGGTCATGCGGCCGTCCTTGCTGCCTGGCTTGCT is a window of Altererythrobacter rubellus DNA encoding:
- the rplT gene encoding 50S ribosomal protein L20 → MPRIKRGVTTRQKHKRLLDQAKGYRGRRKNTIRIARQAVEKAGQYAYRDRKIKKRNFRALWIQRINAAVRAEGLTYSQFMHGVKLAGIELDRKAMADLAMNEAAAFKTVIAQAKSALPA
- the pheT gene encoding phenylalanine--tRNA ligase subunit beta produces the protein MMFSLTWLKDHLNTEASVKEIVDTLNAIGLEVEGVEDPAVRLAGFTVAKVLTAEKHPDADKLQVLTVDTGSGDPLQVVCGAPNARAGMKGVLGQPGAIVPSNGMELRKSAIRGVESNGMMCSVRELELGDEHDGIIELPDNAPVGHSFADYHGTSPIIDVAITPNRPDCMGVYGIARDLAAAGLGTLKPIAMPEFETSGACPVEIRTDDPEGCPAFYGRVITGVKNGPSPDWLQQRLTSAGQRPISLLVDLTNYLMLAYGRPAHAYDLAKLTGAVVARRAKNGEQVLALNEKTYTLDDSMTVIADDAGVHDVAGIMGGEDSGCSDHTTDVLLEIAYFDPARIGVTGRKLGLASDARTRFERGVDPTFLDYGLDLLTGLIVELAGGTASEKVHAGVPPSEPKVIAFDTGLTARLGGINVPVEEQKRILESLDFAIDGDWNVTCPLRRHDIEGPADLVEEVVRIHGLDKVESVALPRADGVAKPTATAVQLTERRLRRAAAASGLNEAITWSFISEDQAESVGGGKWVLDNPISEDMKVMRPSLLPGLLSAVQRNLDRGASSIRLFEIGRRYLEDGEHPTLVCVLAGDKERRGWASGKATTFDAYDAKAICLELLEAAGAPVSNLMVMGEAGDAYHPGQSATLRLGPKNVIAGFGMIHPSMLKAYDIDVPVAAMGIHLDAIPAKKNASFARSSFAPPALQAVTRDFAFLVPTELAASDLVRAVKGADKINIVDARVFDVFAGQGVPEGKKSVAVEVTLQPTEKSYKDADLKAISDAVVASAAKQGAELRG
- the pheS gene encoding phenylalanine--tRNA ligase subunit alpha — its product is MTDLTQQKEAALAAVYGAETLDALEEQRVAALGKKGWVSAALKTLGQMAPDERSAAAPAIQAVRGEIADAISAKKDALESAALEAQLASEKLDLTLPAPDAPNGSVHPVSQVMDELAEIFADMGFAVATGPEIEDDWHNFTALNMDESHPARAMHDTFYFPDKDVEGNSMLLRTHTSPVQIRSMKEQGAPIRIIAPGRVYRSDSDATHTPMFHQVEGLVIDRDIHLGHLKWTLETFLKAFFERDDIVLRLRPSYFPFTEPSVEVDVGYSKESGRWVVGGNGDDDGHDWMELLGSGMVNRRVIEMAGLDADQWQGFAFGVGVDRLAMLKYGMTDLRAFFDGDVRWLQHYGFSPFDQPTLSAGVGAKA
- the rpmI gene encoding 50S ribosomal protein L35; amino-acid sequence: MPKLKTKSGVKKRFKITATGKIKHGVAGKRHRLISHNAKYIRQNRGTSVLSEADTKTVKKWAPYGLD
- the hisN gene encoding histidinol-phosphatase, which encodes MKSSDIALAARLADAAGAAIRPLFRGDCNEETKDDHTAVTEADRAAEAAMRAIIEAELPDDGIIGEEYGTRNEGAGRQWVLDPIDGTQSFVAGRPIFGTLIALMQDGWPVLGVIDQPILGERWVGVVGQGTTLNGKPATTRRCRSLEGARVATTSPHAFAEEEVDAYLRVVAKAYPKHPFPVYGGDCYNYGLLASGHLDIVIESGLKLHDYAALVPIVEGASGQMSDWQGNPLDADSDGSVLALGEPARLEEVLEALGGG
- a CDS encoding helix-turn-helix domain-containing protein — encoded protein: MPEYKVRSRFFAPPPEFDGCFTSFYHLDLTVEVGGTICDHLQPEWAGIRFMAGSRPLAQLGETSVERPRFAASGPSALPTYFEIGSTRLWGVGFMPLGWCRFIDVEAKILANQTCDGERHPAFAKFAPLADILCDPEIDDQAQFEAICDTMRGLMQPTRNDEKIRRVHRALVDENLSSVSEFAKEAGLSTRSLERICSRYFGFAPKLLMRRQRFMRSLTTFMLREGSKWTDAMDEHYHYQAQFTREFQTFMGMSPSAYASKEHPILTAFVEARARIWGPPAQTLDKPA